A DNA window from Candidatus Poseidoniia archaeon contains the following coding sequences:
- a CDS encoding adenylate kinase, with protein MGVVVVTGVPGVGKSTVMAGASEAGYGIVNFGDEMFAVAQAEGVADRDQMRTLPVDAQQRMQKLAGERIAAMGDVVVDTHASIRTAQGFMPGLPEWTLRAMAPAIIVLVEATPAEIAGRRARDASRQRDADDVALHQSVNRAFAAAGAVMVGATVAIVENHDGGVDAAVAQFRSLLA; from the coding sequence ATGGGCGTCGTCGTCGTTACCGGTGTGCCGGGGGTGGGCAAGTCCACCGTCATGGCTGGCGCCAGCGAAGCGGGCTACGGAATCGTCAATTTCGGCGATGAGATGTTCGCCGTGGCGCAGGCCGAGGGCGTCGCCGACCGCGACCAGATGCGCACGCTGCCGGTCGACGCGCAGCAGCGAATGCAGAAGCTGGCGGGCGAGCGAATTGCGGCGATGGGCGACGTCGTCGTCGATACGCACGCCTCAATTCGCACCGCGCAGGGGTTCATGCCGGGACTGCCCGAGTGGACGCTGCGCGCGATGGCGCCGGCGATTATCGTGCTGGTCGAAGCCACTCCGGCCGAGATTGCCGGACGCCGTGCCAGGGATGCGTCCCGGCAGCGCGACGCCGACGACGTCGCGCTGCACCAGTCGGTCAACCGTGCCTTCGCTGCCGCCGGCGCAGTCATGGTCGGCGCGACCGTCGCCATCGTCGAGAACCACGACGGCGGGGTTGATGCGGCGGTGGCGCAGTTCCGGAGCCTGCTCGCGTGA
- a CDS encoding DapH/DapD/GlmU-related protein, protein MTRVIGGSTIGEGCFLDSDVVIGYPAGDELALLGSDREAEIAGAAVGDRCTLRSGTLYTRARLGSGVRSGHGWLVREDSTVGDGCLIGTGVTVDNDCRIGDYCSLQTGVYIPTGSRLGDRCFLGPNATLTNDRTPLRTDYRLEAVTLGDDVTVGANATLMPGISIGEGAFIAGGAVVTRDVPPWKMAVGVPARITELPENLKKPNRLGE, encoded by the coding sequence ATGACTCGCGTCATCGGCGGCTCGACCATCGGTGAGGGCTGCTTCCTCGACTCCGACGTCGTCATCGGCTACCCGGCCGGCGACGAGCTGGCGCTGCTCGGCAGCGACCGCGAAGCGGAAATCGCCGGCGCGGCCGTCGGTGACAGGTGCACGTTGCGCTCCGGGACGCTCTACACACGCGCGCGGCTCGGCAGCGGCGTGCGCAGCGGCCACGGCTGGCTGGTGCGCGAAGATTCCACCGTTGGCGACGGCTGCCTTATCGGGACGGGCGTCACCGTCGACAACGACTGCCGCATCGGCGACTATTGCAGCTTGCAGACCGGCGTCTACATTCCCACCGGCTCGCGCCTCGGCGACCGCTGCTTTCTCGGTCCGAACGCGACGCTTACCAACGACCGCACCCCGCTACGGACCGACTACCGGCTCGAGGCGGTGACGCTCGGTGACGACGTGACCGTCGGTGCCAACGCGACGCTGATGCCCGGCATCAGCATCGGCGAGGGGGCTTTCATCGCCGGCGGCGCGGTCGTGACACGTGATGTGCCGCCATGGAAAATGGCGGTCGGCGTTCCAGCGCGGATTACGGAGCTGCCGGAAAACCTGAAGAAGCCCAACCGGCTCGGGGAGTGA
- a CDS encoding glycosyltransferase: protein MSRVAMLLGHDLLEPTVDTRVWREALSLIGAGYEVTVFCWARRDDSLPAEEIRDGVRVRRIFASLDSWLPGRMLAFRSAMRQLAEAAADELPAVVHAHDLETLPAACRAAEECDAKVIFDAHEDWPLLERVQGAALGAWFGWQQRRWLPRADTVVTVSPELAKRLGGAEVLYNSEPLVVVEAPAGEDLHAKLGLGGVVAGYIGALRRRIIEQLLDAVAQVPEATLLVVGGPPKGRAGYAGLQERLEAYAARVGAKAVFAGPLAYDRMGDCYRACDLLLVGHYVAEPLRHAAVPKKLLDAMAYSIPAVVGPYEARRAIVERHRCGLVADDWLAPLHKLVGDAELRHEMGARGAAAWRAQYCWDRMEERLLALYAGLLAAPEVP, encoded by the coding sequence GTGAGCCGGGTCGCGATGCTGCTGGGGCACGACCTGCTCGAGCCGACCGTCGACACCCGCGTCTGGCGCGAGGCACTCTCGCTCATTGGCGCAGGCTACGAAGTGACTGTTTTCTGCTGGGCGCGGCGCGACGATTCGCTGCCGGCCGAGGAAATCCGTGACGGTGTCCGCGTGCGACGCATCTTCGCGTCGCTCGACAGCTGGCTGCCGGGGCGCATGTTGGCGTTCCGCAGTGCGATGCGGCAACTGGCCGAGGCGGCCGCCGATGAGCTGCCGGCGGTGGTGCACGCGCATGATCTGGAGACGCTGCCGGCCGCCTGCCGGGCAGCAGAGGAGTGCGACGCGAAAGTCATCTTTGACGCGCATGAGGACTGGCCACTGCTGGAGCGAGTGCAGGGTGCGGCGCTCGGCGCCTGGTTCGGCTGGCAGCAGCGCCGCTGGCTGCCGCGCGCCGATACGGTCGTGACCGTCTCGCCCGAGCTGGCAAAGCGGCTCGGTGGGGCGGAAGTGCTCTACAATTCCGAGCCGCTGGTGGTCGTCGAGGCGCCCGCGGGGGAAGACCTGCACGCGAAGCTGGGGCTCGGGGGGGTCGTCGCGGGCTATATAGGCGCGCTGCGGCGGCGAATTATCGAGCAGCTGCTCGACGCCGTCGCGCAAGTCCCGGAGGCGACACTGTTGGTCGTCGGTGGCCCGCCGAAGGGGCGCGCCGGCTACGCCGGACTACAGGAGCGGCTCGAAGCGTACGCCGCCAGAGTGGGCGCCAAGGCTGTCTTCGCCGGTCCGCTGGCGTACGACCGCATGGGCGATTGCTACCGCGCCTGCGACCTGCTGCTCGTAGGGCATTACGTCGCCGAGCCGCTGCGGCATGCCGCCGTCCCGAAGAAGCTGCTCGACGCGATGGCGTACTCCATCCCGGCGGTCGTCGGCCCCTACGAGGCGCGGCGCGCCATCGTCGAGCGGCACCGCTGCGGGCTGGTCGCCGATGACTGGCTGGCACCGTTGCACAAGCTGGTGGGCGACGCAGAATTGCGACACGAAATGGGCGCGCGCGGGGCCGCCGCGTGGCGCGCCCAATACTGCTGGGACCGCATGGAAGAGCGACTGCTGGCGCTCTACGCGGGACTGCTGGCGGCGCCGGAGGTGCCGTGA
- a CDS encoding methyltransferase: MNLRKDGRVYEPAEDSWLLCATLERAATRFPELRGAVLEVGTGSGIVALTLAALGGVVTATDLNPHAIALARRNARVAGHHIEFLQGDLFEPVGDRRFDAIVCNPPYLPPGGEYDDRWLALAVEGGPTGAEFTHRLLAGAPRHLRPDGGVWLLLSSAMGELPGGWEREAFGEQDFEGEILRVERLSLARSVSG, from the coding sequence GTGAACCTTCGCAAGGACGGCCGCGTCTACGAGCCGGCCGAAGACAGCTGGCTGCTCTGCGCCACACTCGAGCGCGCGGCGACGCGCTTCCCCGAGCTGCGCGGCGCTGTCCTGGAAGTGGGCACCGGCAGCGGCATCGTCGCGCTCACGCTCGCCGCGCTCGGGGGAGTGGTCACCGCGACCGACCTGAACCCGCACGCCATCGCGCTGGCGCGGCGGAACGCCCGGGTGGCAGGGCACCACATCGAGTTCTTGCAAGGCGACCTGTTCGAGCCGGTCGGCGACCGCCGCTTCGATGCCATTGTCTGCAACCCGCCCTACCTGCCGCCGGGCGGCGAATACGACGACCGCTGGCTGGCGCTGGCGGTCGAGGGCGGCCCGACCGGCGCCGAGTTCACACACCGCCTGCTCGCCGGGGCGCCGCGCCACCTCCGCCCGGACGGCGGCGTCTGGCTGCTGCTCTCAAGCGCGATGGGCGAGCTGCCGGGAGGGTGGGAGCGCGAGGCGTTCGGGGAGCAGGATTTCGAAGGCGAAATCCTGCGGGTGGAGAGGCTTTCGCTCGCCCGCTCCGTTTCCGGTTGA
- the secY gene encoding preprotein translocase subunit SecY has product MASSYSGEGSKLHGLAPIIERMPSITKPDGHVHFRTKMTWTLGILILYFALTNVTMYGLGSDTVDLFTQYRAILAGASGSLMHLGIGPIVTGSIIMQLFTGAKIINLNLQDAKDKAIYQGTQKVLVVVMIFVESIPQVFGFLEPSASVVGELGLTWARMAIITQLIIGSYLVFLMDEVVSKWGIGSGISLFIAAGVSQALFTGTLNWEAAPGSTGPDAPPTGTIPMVIWYIMNSSSRELMQGGYEAMLLAPPNPVVALVGTLIVFFVVVYVESSRIELPLAHGRVRGARGRYPIRLIYASNIPVILMAALLANVNMFAMLFWSHPTMSKWPIIGHNWMIGAFDTSQGNPVPTMGAAYYLNRINGMQDWFLPLASPKYESYMIIGGVSHEPYQLALHIIVYMGVMILGSMMFAKFWIETTNMGPQAVAKQIQGSGMQIPGFRRDPRIVEKVLERYIPTVTVFSGAIVGLLAAGADMVGTTGQSSGTGVLLTVGIMIRMYEQIGKEQMMEMHPVLRQFFGEE; this is encoded by the coding sequence ATGGCTTCGTCGTATTCAGGCGAAGGGTCGAAGCTGCACGGACTGGCGCCGATTATCGAGCGCATGCCGAGCATCACCAAGCCGGACGGCCACGTCCATTTCCGGACCAAGATGACCTGGACGCTGGGCATCCTGATTCTCTATTTTGCGCTGACCAACGTCACGATGTACGGCCTCGGCAGCGACACCGTCGACCTGTTCACTCAGTACCGCGCCATCCTCGCCGGAGCATCGGGAAGCCTGATGCATCTCGGTATCGGGCCGATTGTAACCGGCTCGATTATCATGCAGCTTTTCACCGGCGCCAAGATTATCAACCTCAACCTGCAGGACGCCAAGGACAAGGCCATCTACCAGGGTACCCAGAAGGTGCTGGTAGTGGTGATGATTTTCGTCGAATCCATCCCGCAGGTCTTCGGCTTCCTCGAGCCCAGTGCATCCGTCGTCGGCGAACTTGGCCTTACGTGGGCCCGCATGGCGATTATCACCCAGCTGATTATCGGCTCGTACCTTGTGTTCCTGATGGACGAAGTGGTCTCCAAGTGGGGCATCGGCAGCGGCATCTCGCTCTTCATCGCCGCCGGCGTCAGCCAGGCGCTCTTCACCGGCACCCTCAACTGGGAAGCGGCACCCGGCTCGACCGGCCCTGACGCACCGCCGACCGGGACTATCCCCATGGTCATCTGGTACATCATGAATTCCTCGTCGCGCGAGCTGATGCAGGGCGGCTACGAGGCGATGCTGCTGGCGCCGCCCAACCCGGTCGTCGCGCTGGTCGGGACGCTCATCGTATTTTTCGTCGTGGTCTATGTCGAGTCGTCGCGCATCGAACTGCCGCTGGCGCACGGGCGCGTCCGCGGCGCGCGCGGACGCTACCCCATCCGGCTGATTTACGCCAGCAACATCCCGGTCATCCTGATGGCGGCGCTGCTCGCCAACGTCAATATGTTCGCGATGCTCTTCTGGTCGCATCCCACGATGTCCAAGTGGCCAATTATCGGGCATAACTGGATGATTGGCGCTTTCGATACCAGCCAGGGCAACCCGGTCCCGACTATGGGTGCTGCCTACTACCTCAACCGCATCAACGGCATGCAGGACTGGTTCCTGCCGCTCGCGAGCCCCAAGTATGAGAGTTACATGATCATTGGCGGCGTAAGCCACGAGCCGTACCAGCTGGCGCTGCATATCATCGTCTACATGGGAGTCATGATTCTGGGTTCGATGATGTTCGCCAAGTTCTGGATTGAGACCACCAACATGGGGCCACAAGCGGTCGCCAAGCAGATTCAGGGCTCGGGAATGCAAATCCCCGGATTCCGACGCGACCCTCGTATCGTCGAGAAGGTGCTCGAGCGCTATATCCCGACGGTGACTGTCTTCAGTGGCGCCATCGTGGGGCTGCTTGCTGCGGGAGCAGACATGGTCGGCACGACCGGCCAGTCGTCCGGTACGGGGGTGCTGTTGACGGTCGGAATCATGATACGCATGTACGAGCAAATCGGCAAGGAGCAGATGATGGAAATGCATCCGGTCCTGCGACAGTTCTTCGGTGAGGAGTGA
- a CDS encoding ATP-grasp domain-containing protein — protein MRILLTGVGCPGAHALITSLKRQSPELWIGGTDASRQAIGRWLCDDFAQAPWAHEAGYVDAVVELAQRWEAEVVFPQTSWEMFELSAAADRFEGVATLLASPHKWVAACEDKFAMYEALKGKMELPRYKLVHTLAELEAAAATLGFPERDVVFKPPRGKGSRGVRVLTEHADRYELLFEGRPFARYISLQELRTTVGEREIPPLLVMEYLEGEEHKIDPVARGGEVLLGTVKRRLNYASGLAMGFEMFEAPELLAYGAEVLRHIPLDWCVDISTRGGVLMEINPRVSTFIYSENWCPPWLALQLATGRISADEVRARQPDAPVGTRMFRYYCQQEF, from the coding sequence ATGCGAATCCTGCTGACTGGGGTTGGCTGCCCCGGCGCGCACGCGCTGATTACCAGCCTGAAACGGCAGTCACCCGAACTCTGGATTGGCGGCACTGACGCTTCCCGTCAGGCGATTGGCCGCTGGCTCTGTGACGACTTCGCGCAGGCGCCGTGGGCGCACGAGGCGGGCTACGTCGACGCCGTCGTCGAACTGGCGCAGCGCTGGGAGGCCGAGGTTGTATTTCCACAGACTTCGTGGGAGATGTTTGAGCTTTCCGCGGCTGCGGACCGCTTCGAGGGTGTGGCGACGCTGCTTGCATCGCCACACAAATGGGTCGCCGCGTGCGAGGACAAATTCGCGATGTACGAAGCCCTGAAGGGCAAAATGGAACTACCACGCTACAAATTGGTCCACACGCTGGCGGAGCTCGAGGCGGCCGCTGCGACGCTGGGATTCCCGGAGCGCGATGTGGTTTTCAAGCCGCCGCGCGGCAAGGGCTCGCGCGGCGTGCGGGTGCTGACCGAGCATGCTGACCGCTACGAGCTGCTCTTCGAGGGGCGGCCCTTCGCGCGCTACATCTCACTACAGGAGCTGCGCACGACTGTTGGCGAGCGTGAAATCCCGCCGCTGCTGGTGATGGAATATCTCGAAGGCGAGGAACATAAAATCGACCCCGTTGCGCGCGGCGGCGAAGTACTGCTCGGAACTGTCAAGCGGCGGCTCAACTACGCCTCGGGGCTGGCAATGGGATTCGAGATGTTCGAGGCGCCGGAATTGCTCGCGTATGGTGCTGAGGTGCTGCGCCATATTCCGCTCGACTGGTGCGTCGACATCTCCACTCGCGGCGGGGTGCTGATGGAAATCAACCCACGCGTCTCGACATTCATCTACTCTGAAAACTGGTGCCCGCCCTGGCTGGCGCTACAGCTCGCGACCGGCCGTATCAGTGCTGACGAGGTGCGCGCGCGGCAGCCTGATGCGCCGGTCGGGACGCGCATGTTCCGCTACTACTGCCAGCAGGAATTTTAG
- a CDS encoding EMC3/TMCO1 family protein, protein MSDEQQQPPAMGGMFLTMFLMLYIIINPGLRVTMGDVAETLLEPRIGFGGAYPAVTILLAGMIMIGGTTAIRHLLVDWQQMAEVQLKMQAYNKALSDARKEGQQARVQKLMKMQPEILMLQSGMMSNQMRPMVFTMLIAIPIIMWLYEFTAGLPVQALSLPWEPHWELQERLWFLPHWIVIYSVMALPFGQILLRGLKLASALPQLRFGRLEAEHE, encoded by the coding sequence GTGAGCGACGAGCAGCAGCAGCCCCCGGCGATGGGCGGCATGTTCCTGACCATGTTCCTGATGCTCTACATCATCATCAATCCCGGGCTGCGCGTAACGATGGGTGACGTGGCCGAGACGCTGCTCGAGCCACGCATCGGCTTCGGCGGCGCCTACCCGGCGGTCACAATCCTGCTGGCGGGAATGATAATGATTGGCGGCACGACCGCCATCCGCCACCTGCTGGTCGACTGGCAACAGATGGCCGAGGTACAACTCAAGATGCAGGCCTACAACAAGGCGCTGAGCGACGCGCGGAAGGAGGGGCAGCAGGCGCGGGTGCAGAAATTGATGAAGATGCAACCTGAAATCCTGATGCTCCAGTCGGGGATGATGTCCAACCAGATGCGCCCGATGGTCTTCACAATGCTGATTGCGATTCCGATCATCATGTGGCTCTACGAGTTCACGGCGGGACTGCCGGTGCAGGCACTCTCGCTGCCGTGGGAACCCCACTGGGAATTGCAGGAGCGGCTCTGGTTCCTGCCGCACTGGATTGTCATCTACTCGGTGATGGCGCTGCCGTTCGGCCAGATCCTGCTGCGCGGGCTGAAGCTGGCGAGCGCGCTGCCGCAGCTGCGCTTCGGGCGGCTGGAAGCCGAGCACGAGTAG
- a CDS encoding uL15m family ribosomal protein: MATRKSMRRGRTRGRGHKKGRGAGLRGGRGNAGAHKTKRVMYERVGRVWGRSGFTRPPAVVAASAVLNLKLLEESLDHWVADGSATQKGKLFSVDLGPLGFDKLLSTGDLSRPCTITVSAASARAIQKVEAAGGEVQLG, translated from the coding sequence GTGGCGACGCGTAAGTCCATGCGGCGCGGCCGCACCCGCGGACGCGGCCACAAGAAAGGGCGCGGCGCCGGCCTGCGCGGCGGGCGCGGCAATGCTGGCGCGCACAAAACCAAGCGGGTGATGTACGAGCGCGTCGGACGCGTCTGGGGCCGTTCCGGCTTCACGCGGCCACCGGCGGTCGTCGCTGCCAGCGCGGTCCTGAACCTGAAGTTACTCGAGGAATCGCTCGACCACTGGGTCGCCGACGGCAGCGCGACGCAGAAAGGGAAGCTGTTCTCCGTCGACCTGGGTCCACTCGGCTTCGACAAACTGCTCTCGACCGGCGACCTGAGCCGCCCCTGCACGATTACCGTAAGCGCTGCCTCCGCCCGCGCCATCCAGAAGGTGGAAGCTGCTGGCGGAGAGGTGCAGCTTGGCTGA
- a CDS encoding PIG-L family deacetylase gives MAWKKENRPAQFLLSITAAHGDDWAALKTSAAEQGRPVSELVREAISDKVGAGESRRALVLSPHTDDAELGCGGTIAKLVERGWSVHVIYFSAVAERYPDLADEAAASGKILGVTHEILDFYTRQFPRDRQEILQALCDHSCLRSYELVFTPATTDIHQDHGVVTAEALRTFRNCTLLGYELPWNNLEIELNCFISLEERHVRKKLKALDCYDSQKHNPYFDPKFFRSVVRMRGVQLAVPYAEGFETLKVRLDGML, from the coding sequence ATGGCCTGGAAGAAAGAGAACAGGCCGGCGCAGTTCCTGCTCTCGATTACCGCAGCGCACGGCGACGACTGGGCAGCGCTCAAAACTTCGGCCGCCGAACAGGGGCGGCCGGTCAGCGAGCTGGTGCGTGAAGCGATTTCCGACAAGGTCGGCGCGGGCGAGTCGCGCCGCGCGCTGGTGCTGAGCCCGCACACCGACGACGCCGAACTGGGGTGCGGCGGGACCATCGCCAAGCTGGTCGAGCGCGGCTGGTCGGTGCACGTCATCTACTTCAGCGCGGTCGCCGAGCGGTATCCCGACCTGGCCGACGAAGCTGCGGCGTCGGGAAAAATCCTGGGCGTCACGCATGAAATCCTTGATTTCTACACCCGCCAGTTTCCGCGCGACCGGCAGGAAATACTGCAGGCACTCTGCGACCATTCGTGCCTGCGCAGCTACGAACTCGTGTTTACGCCGGCGACGACTGACATCCACCAGGACCATGGCGTCGTGACCGCCGAGGCGCTACGCACCTTCCGGAATTGCACGCTGCTCGGCTACGAGCTGCCGTGGAATAATCTCGAAATCGAGCTCAACTGCTTCATCTCGCTCGAGGAGCGGCACGTGCGCAAGAAGCTCAAGGCGCTCGACTGCTACGACAGCCAAAAACACAACCCCTACTTCGACCCCAAGTTCTTCCGTTCCGTAGTCCGCATGCGCGGAGTCCAGCTCGCGGTGCCGTATGCCGAAGGCTTCGAGACGCTGAAGGTGCGGCTGGACGGCATGCTGTGA